In Parcubacteria group bacterium ADurb.Bin159, the sequence TCTTCCTTGAGTTCTCCTTCTTTTTTCTTGTGTACTTTAGTTACTTTCCTCTTTTTATCTCTTATAACTCCCTCTTTAATAAGCAAATTATGGACCGAACCAGTGGGTTGAGCTCCTTGAGAAATCCAATAGAAAATTCTCTCTTTTTTCAAT encodes:
- the rpsP gene encoding 30S ribosomal protein S16 is translated as MLSIRFSRKGKKKQSHFRLIVLEKHKDPWGDFLEDLGFYNPRTKKAGLKKERIFYWISQGAQPTGSVHNLLIKEGVIRDKKRKVTKVHKKKEGELKEENKK